A single genomic interval of Streptomyces graminofaciens harbors:
- a CDS encoding arginine repressor: protein MSQAQEHDQAGPAVPQTRTARHRRIVDILNRQPVRSQSQLAKLLSDDGLSVTQATLSRDLDELNAVKIRNNDGDLIYAVPSEGGFRTPRAPLGESAKEERMRRLSQELLISAEASANLVVLRTPPGAAQFLASAIDQAELHDILGTIAGDDTLLLISRDPVGGQALADHLLRLAQNNH from the coding sequence ATGAGCCAGGCGCAGGAGCACGACCAGGCGGGCCCGGCCGTGCCGCAGACCCGCACCGCACGCCACCGGCGGATCGTGGACATTCTCAACCGGCAACCGGTGCGGTCGCAGAGCCAGTTGGCCAAGCTCCTCTCCGACGACGGGCTGAGCGTCACCCAGGCGACGCTCTCCCGGGACCTGGACGAGCTGAACGCGGTGAAGATCCGCAACAACGACGGCGATCTGATCTACGCGGTGCCGAGCGAGGGCGGTTTCCGGACCCCTCGGGCTCCGCTGGGCGAGTCGGCGAAGGAAGAGCGGATGCGGAGGCTTTCGCAGGAGCTGCTGATCTCCGCGGAGGCTTCGGCGAACCTGGTGGTGCTCCGTACGCCGCCGGGGGCTGCTCAGTTCTTGGCCTCGGCCATCGATCAGGCCGAGCTGCACGACATTCTGGGGACCATCGCCGGTGATGACACCTTGCTGCTGATCAGCCGGGATCCGGTCGGAGGACAGGCCCTCGCGGATCATCTGCTGCGGTTGGCTCAGAACAACCACTGA
- a CDS encoding FAD:protein FMN transferase, protein MADPAGAATPSQLRHAEEVMGTVFSFDVRGGEPVAVKTALEEAVTGLHAVDEVFSTYREHSQISRLARGELTIEECDPEVAEVLELCAEAERLSDGWFSATYEGRFDPTGLVKGWATERAALHLVEAGVTGVSVNGGGDVQLCGVPGPQRPWRVGVSDPLRPGVLAAVVTAAGTDRLAVATSGTAERGAHIVDPRTGRSAVTDLVSVTVVGPRLTWADCWATAAFAMGSRQALAWLESLPDTEALLITAGDEVRCTGGLAARLG, encoded by the coding sequence GTGGCCGATCCCGCCGGGGCGGCCACGCCCTCCCAGCTGCGGCACGCGGAGGAGGTCATGGGCACCGTCTTCTCCTTCGACGTGCGAGGAGGCGAGCCCGTCGCGGTCAAGACCGCGCTCGAAGAGGCGGTGACCGGCCTGCACGCCGTGGACGAGGTGTTCAGCACCTACCGCGAGCACAGCCAGATCTCCCGGCTGGCCCGGGGCGAGCTGACCATCGAGGAGTGCGACCCGGAGGTCGCCGAGGTGCTCGAACTGTGTGCGGAGGCCGAGCGGTTGAGCGACGGCTGGTTCAGCGCCACGTACGAGGGCCGCTTCGACCCGACCGGCCTGGTGAAGGGCTGGGCCACCGAGCGGGCGGCGCTGCACCTGGTCGAGGCCGGGGTCACCGGAGTGAGCGTCAACGGCGGCGGCGATGTGCAGCTGTGCGGTGTGCCGGGCCCACAGCGCCCCTGGCGGGTCGGCGTCTCGGACCCGCTGCGCCCTGGCGTACTGGCCGCCGTGGTGACCGCCGCCGGCACGGACCGCCTGGCGGTCGCCACCTCGGGCACCGCGGAGCGCGGCGCCCACATCGTCGACCCCCGCACGGGCAGGTCCGCGGTCACCGACCTGGTCTCCGTGACGGTGGTCGGCCCCCGGCTGACCTGGGCGGACTGCTGGGCGACGGCGGCGTTCGCGATGGGGTCGCGGCAGGCTCTGGCGTGGCTGGAGTCGCTGCCGGACACGGAGGCGTTGCTGATCACGGCGGGAGACGAGGTGCGGTGCACCGGGGGGCTGGCTGCCCGCTTGGGCTGA
- a CDS encoding FMN-binding protein codes for MKKSHPIRRTLLATAATVSGIVLLLSLKPASDPAGSVQAAPQQTAGVPSAQGGQGAAAGAQTLTGKAVQTQYGPVQVKITVTGGKVTQAEAVQAPSGGRSTEISGNAVPKLNQAAVTAGTADIDAVSGATYTSAGYKESLQSALDQAGSAQGSGSGEAQAGGDTQESGGGGADTGGGAATGTQVLTGSVAQTQYGPVQVRVTVVGGKITQAEALQSPSGGRSTQISGTAIPQLNKNAVAAGSADIDAVSGATYTTGGYKESLQSALDQAG; via the coding sequence ATGAAGAAGAGCCATCCCATCCGGCGTACCCTGCTCGCCACCGCCGCCACGGTGTCCGGCATCGTGCTGCTGCTGTCGCTGAAGCCGGCCTCGGACCCGGCCGGTTCGGTACAGGCGGCCCCCCAGCAGACGGCGGGAGTTCCTTCGGCTCAGGGCGGGCAGGGGGCGGCAGCCGGCGCGCAGACCCTCACCGGCAAGGCCGTGCAGACCCAGTACGGCCCGGTCCAGGTCAAGATCACCGTCACCGGCGGCAAGGTCACGCAGGCCGAGGCCGTGCAGGCACCGAGCGGCGGCCGCAGCACCGAGATCTCCGGCAACGCCGTGCCCAAGCTCAACCAGGCGGCCGTGACCGCGGGGACCGCCGACATCGACGCGGTCTCGGGTGCCACGTACACCAGCGCCGGTTACAAGGAGTCCCTCCAGTCGGCCCTGGACCAGGCGGGCAGCGCGCAGGGGTCGGGGTCGGGTGAGGCTCAGGCGGGCGGCGACACCCAGGAGTCGGGCGGCGGCGGCGCGGACACCGGGGGCGGGGCCGCGACGGGCACACAGGTGCTCACCGGGTCGGTGGCCCAGACCCAGTACGGGCCCGTCCAGGTCCGGGTCACCGTCGTCGGCGGCAAGATCACCCAGGCCGAGGCGCTGCAGTCCCCGAGCGGCGGCCGCAGCACCCAGATCAGCGGCACGGCCATCCCCCAGCTCAACAAGAACGCCGTCGCGGCAGGAAGCGCGGACATCGATGCTGTCTCAGGCGCCACGTACACAACCGGCGGATACAAGGAGTCCCTCCAGTCCGCGCTCGACCAGGCGGGCTGA
- a CDS encoding ferredoxin reductase family protein gives MRRIRPRRSPAVPLLLAFWAGAAGVVWLWWDSTPSIADTNSKILNAGRITGLLGGYLMALVVLQMARVPALERRVGSDRVARWHAMTGRYTICLVVAHVVLTMYGYALQAGKTFGDIVQQTIDSINQLPDMGKAAIGTGFLVLIGLISIGPVRKRIPYDLWYHTHLLTYAATFLTFWHQLSTGNEFAVTPVAKTVWYALYGSVTALVVWYRILTPIRLNMRHRLRVEAVIEESPGIVSVLMSGRKLHRMGAEAGQFFRWRFLAPGMRFSSHPYSLSAAPRPNMLRITVKAIGDHSSALRDLEPGTRVWAEGPYGALTADKRSRGKVLLVAGGVGITPMRALFETLPGAAGDLTLLYRANSTQDLALWDELAQIAEERGARLMYAVNSPEGERPDISPDSLRRKIPDIERHDVFLCGPPGFAQGVYEALRGAGVPTRRIHHESFEM, from the coding sequence ATGCGCCGCATCCGACCTCGCCGCTCCCCCGCCGTCCCGCTGCTGCTCGCCTTCTGGGCGGGCGCGGCCGGTGTGGTGTGGCTGTGGTGGGACAGCACTCCGTCCATCGCGGACACCAACAGCAAGATCCTCAACGCCGGACGGATCACCGGCCTGCTCGGCGGGTACCTGATGGCGCTGGTGGTGCTCCAGATGGCCCGGGTGCCCGCTCTGGAGCGCCGCGTCGGCTCCGACCGGGTGGCCCGCTGGCACGCGATGACCGGCCGCTACACGATCTGCCTGGTCGTCGCGCACGTCGTCCTCACGATGTACGGCTACGCCCTCCAGGCCGGCAAGACCTTCGGCGACATCGTCCAGCAGACCATCGACTCCATCAACCAGCTGCCGGACATGGGCAAGGCCGCCATCGGCACCGGCTTCCTCGTACTCATCGGGCTCATCTCGATCGGCCCCGTGCGCAAGCGGATCCCGTACGACCTCTGGTACCACACGCACCTGCTGACGTACGCGGCGACGTTCCTGACCTTCTGGCACCAGCTCTCCACCGGCAACGAGTTCGCGGTCACCCCGGTCGCGAAGACCGTCTGGTACGCGCTGTACGGGTCGGTGACGGCGCTGGTGGTCTGGTACCGGATCCTCACCCCGATCCGGCTCAACATGCGGCACCGGCTGCGTGTCGAGGCGGTCATCGAGGAGTCGCCCGGCATCGTCTCGGTGCTGATGAGCGGGCGGAAGCTGCACCGGATGGGCGCGGAGGCCGGACAGTTCTTCCGCTGGCGGTTCCTCGCCCCCGGTATGCGGTTCAGCTCGCACCCGTACTCGCTGTCGGCGGCGCCCCGCCCCAACATGCTGCGCATCACGGTCAAGGCGATCGGCGACCACAGTTCGGCGCTGCGCGACCTGGAGCCCGGCACCCGGGTGTGGGCCGAGGGCCCGTACGGGGCGCTGACGGCCGACAAGCGCAGCCGGGGCAAGGTGCTGCTGGTGGCCGGCGGCGTGGGCATCACCCCGATGCGGGCCCTGTTCGAGACGCTGCCCGGCGCGGCCGGTGACCTGACCCTGCTCTACCGGGCCAACAGCACCCAGGACCTGGCCCTGTGGGACGAGCTGGCGCAGATCGCCGAGGAGCGCGGGGCGCGGCTGATGTACGCGGTCAACAGCCCCGAGGGCGAACGCCCGGACATCTCCCCGGACTCGCTGCGCCGCAAGATCCCGGACATCGAGCGCCACGACGTCTTCCTGTGCGGGCCGCCCGGCTTCGCCCAGGGCGTGTACGAGGCGCTGCGCGGCGCGGGCGTCCCGACCCGCCGTATCCACCACGAGTCGTTCGAGATGTGA
- a CDS encoding pyridoxamine 5'-phosphate oxidase family protein, which yields MGKTYERIDGRLRTFIEAQPIFFTASAPLAADGTVNLSPKGLKGSFAILDERTVAYLDFAGSTAETVAHLRENGRITLMWCAFQGPPNIVRVHGRGEAIFRDDTRFGELLTRFPDIDPSLHGLRAIIVVHADTVRDSCGYSVPYMTYDEDRDLHARRFAREDDESLGAYFAKKEHIATSLDGLPGLPLPLPPSAV from the coding sequence ATGGGAAAGACTTACGAGCGCATCGACGGTCGCCTGCGTACGTTCATCGAGGCGCAGCCGATCTTCTTCACCGCCTCCGCGCCCCTCGCCGCCGACGGCACGGTCAACCTCTCCCCCAAGGGCCTCAAGGGCTCCTTCGCGATTCTCGACGAACGGACCGTCGCCTACCTGGACTTCGCCGGTTCCACCGCGGAGACCGTCGCGCATCTGCGGGAGAACGGCAGGATCACCCTCATGTGGTGTGCCTTCCAGGGACCGCCCAACATCGTGCGTGTGCACGGCCGGGGCGAGGCGATATTCCGCGACGACACGCGCTTCGGCGAACTCCTCACCCGCTTCCCGGACATCGACCCGTCCCTGCACGGCCTGCGCGCGATCATCGTCGTCCACGCCGACACCGTCCGGGACAGCTGCGGCTACTCGGTGCCGTACATGACGTACGACGAGGACCGGGACCTGCACGCCCGGCGCTTCGCGCGGGAGGACGACGAGTCGCTCGGCGCGTACTTCGCCAAGAAGGAACACATCGCGACGAGCCTGGACGGACTCCCCGGGCTGCCGCTGCCGTTGCCGCCCTCCGCTGTCTGA
- a CDS encoding argininosuccinate synthase, giving the protein MAERVVLAYSGGLDTSVAIGWIAEETGAEVIAVAVDVGQGGEDLDVIRKRALACGAVEAEVADARDEFADEYCLPAIKANALYMDRYPLVSALSRPTIVKHLVAAARKHGATTVAHGCTGKGNDQVRFEAGIAALAPGLTCIAPVRDYAMTRDRAIAFCEAKRLPIATTRKSPYSIDQNVFGRAVETGFLEDIWNGPIEDVYEYTRNPAVQRDPDEVIITFARGVPVAIDGRPVTVLQAIQELNERAGAQGVGRIDMVEDRLVGIKSREVYEAPGAIALITAHQELENVTVERELARYKRQVEQRWGELVYDGQWFSPLKRALDGFIDEANEHVSGDIRMTLHGGRAVVTGRRSQSSLYDFDLATYDTGDTFDQTAAKGFIDIYSLSSKIAAKRDLA; this is encoded by the coding sequence GTGGCTGAGCGCGTGGTACTCGCCTACTCGGGCGGTCTGGACACCTCCGTGGCCATCGGCTGGATCGCCGAGGAAACCGGCGCCGAGGTCATCGCCGTGGCGGTCGACGTCGGCCAGGGCGGCGAGGATCTGGACGTCATCCGCAAGCGTGCCCTCGCGTGCGGCGCGGTCGAGGCCGAGGTCGCCGACGCCAGGGACGAGTTCGCCGACGAGTACTGCCTCCCGGCGATCAAGGCCAACGCCCTCTACATGGACCGCTACCCGCTGGTCTCCGCGCTCTCCCGCCCGACGATCGTCAAGCACCTCGTCGCCGCCGCCCGGAAGCACGGCGCCACGACGGTCGCCCACGGCTGCACGGGCAAGGGCAATGACCAGGTCCGCTTCGAGGCCGGCATCGCCGCCCTCGCCCCCGGCCTCACCTGCATCGCCCCGGTCCGCGACTACGCGATGACCCGCGACAGGGCCATCGCCTTCTGCGAGGCGAAGCGCCTCCCGATCGCGACCACCAGGAAGTCCCCGTACTCCATCGACCAGAACGTCTTCGGACGCGCCGTCGAGACGGGCTTCCTGGAGGACATCTGGAACGGCCCGATCGAGGACGTCTACGAGTACACCCGGAACCCGGCCGTTCAGCGTGACCCCGACGAGGTGATCATCACCTTCGCGCGGGGCGTCCCGGTCGCGATCGACGGCAGGCCCGTCACCGTCCTCCAGGCGATCCAGGAGCTGAACGAGCGCGCCGGCGCCCAGGGCGTCGGCCGGATCGACATGGTCGAGGACCGCCTCGTCGGCATCAAGTCCCGCGAGGTGTACGAGGCCCCGGGCGCGATCGCGCTGATCACGGCCCACCAGGAGCTGGAGAACGTCACGGTCGAGCGTGAACTCGCCCGCTACAAGCGCCAGGTCGAACAGCGCTGGGGCGAACTGGTCTACGACGGCCAGTGGTTCTCCCCGCTCAAGCGCGCCCTCGACGGCTTCATCGACGAGGCCAACGAACACGTCTCCGGCGACATCCGCATGACGCTGCACGGCGGCCGCGCGGTCGTCACCGGCCGCCGCTCGCAGTCGTCGCTGTACGACTTCGACCTCGCCACGTACGACACGGGCGACACGTTCGACCAGACCGCGGCCAAGGGCTTCATCGACATCTACAGCCTGTCGTCGAAGATCGCGGCCAAGCGGGACCTCGCGTAA
- the argH gene encoding argininosuccinate lyase — translation MSSNSGDVRLWGARFADGPAEALAKLSASVHFDWRLAPYDIAGSRAHARVLHKAGLLTDDELTRMIAGLDQLEADVADGSFAGTIADEDVHTALERGLLERLGPDLGGKLRAGRSRNDQVATLFRMYLRDHARTVGGLIAELQDALIGLAEAHPDVAMPGRTHLQHAQPVLFAHHVLAHVQSLSRDAERLRQWDERTAVSPYGSGALAGSSLGLDPESVAKDLGFEHGSSANSIDGTASRDFVAEFAFITAMIGVNLSRIAEEVIIWNTKEFSFVTLHDAFSTGSSIMPQKKNPDIAELARGKSGRLIGNLTGLMATLKALPLAYNRDLQEDKEPVFDSIDQLEILLPAFTGMMATLTVHRERMEELAPAGFSLATDIAEWLVKQGVPFRVAHEVAGECVKAAEAENKELNDLTDDQFAKISTHLTPEVRTVLNVPGALASRNGRGGTAPSAVAIQLAEIKTNVAAQHEWATAKQK, via the coding sequence GTGAGCAGCAACAGCGGTGACGTACGGCTCTGGGGCGCCCGTTTCGCCGACGGTCCCGCCGAGGCCCTGGCGAAGCTGTCCGCGTCCGTCCACTTCGACTGGCGGCTGGCGCCCTACGACATCGCGGGCTCCCGCGCCCACGCGCGCGTGCTGCACAAGGCGGGCCTGCTCACGGACGACGAGCTGACGCGGATGATCGCCGGCCTCGACCAGCTCGAGGCGGACGTCGCCGACGGCTCCTTCGCGGGCACCATCGCCGACGAGGACGTGCACACCGCCCTCGAGCGCGGCCTCCTGGAGCGCCTCGGCCCGGACCTCGGCGGCAAGCTGCGGGCCGGCCGCTCCCGCAACGACCAGGTGGCGACGCTCTTCCGCATGTACCTGCGCGACCACGCCCGGACGGTCGGCGGTCTGATCGCCGAGCTCCAGGACGCGCTGATCGGCCTGGCGGAGGCCCACCCGGACGTGGCGATGCCCGGCCGCACCCACCTCCAGCACGCCCAGCCGGTCCTCTTCGCCCACCACGTCCTCGCGCATGTGCAGTCCCTGTCCCGGGACGCGGAGCGCCTGCGCCAGTGGGACGAGCGCACGGCGGTCTCGCCGTACGGCTCGGGTGCCCTGGCGGGCAGCAGCCTCGGCCTGGACCCGGAGTCGGTGGCCAAGGACCTCGGCTTCGAACACGGCAGCTCGGCGAACTCCATCGACGGCACGGCCTCCCGTGACTTCGTGGCGGAGTTCGCCTTCATCACCGCGATGATCGGCGTGAACCTCTCCCGGATCGCCGAGGAGGTCATCATCTGGAACACGAAGGAGTTCTCCTTCGTGACCCTGCACGACGCGTTCTCCACGGGCTCGTCGATCATGCCGCAGAAGAAGAACCCGGACATCGCGGAGCTGGCGCGTGGAAAGTCCGGCCGTCTGATCGGCAACCTGACGGGCCTGATGGCCACGCTGAAGGCCCTGCCCCTCGCCTACAACCGTGACCTCCAGGAGGACAAGGAGCCGGTCTTCGACTCCATCGACCAGTTGGAGATCCTGCTCCCCGCCTTCACCGGCATGATGGCGACCCTCACGGTCCACCGCGAGCGCATGGAGGAACTGGCCCCCGCCGGCTTCTCCCTCGCCACCGACATCGCCGAGTGGCTGGTCAAGCAGGGCGTCCCGTTCCGCGTGGCGCACGAGGTCGCCGGCGAGTGCGTCAAGGCCGCCGAGGCCGAGAACAAGGAACTGAACGACCTGACGGACGACCAGTTCGCCAAGATCTCCACCCACCTCACCCCCGAGGTCCGCACGGTCCTCAACGTCCCGGGCGCCCTTGCCTCCCGCAACGGCCGCGGAGGCACGGCCCCCAGCGCGGTGGCGATCCAACTGGCGGAGATCAAGACGAACGTGGCGGCCCAGCACGAGTGGGCGACGGCGAAGCAGAAGTAG
- a CDS encoding aldo/keto reductase, translating into MPFTRLATATTPTCHIGLGLAAVGRPGYINLGRDHDLGEDRSVEALHTRTHELLDAAYAQGVRYFDAARSYGRSEEFLADWLKARPDIDDIVVGSKWGYIYTADWTTDAEKHEVKDHSVQTYERQRAESTELLGARLDLYQIHSVTPDSPALTDKELHAKLAEAAAQGTTIGFSTSGPAQAEAVRAALAVTVDGEPLFRTVQSTYNALETSAAPALAEAHDAGLTVIVKEGMANGRLADPYAPAALKTVAAETGLGCDAVALALVLRQPWAGVVLSGAATTNHLASNLHAAVVDLDEDQLTRLSGLVEEPRTYWEKRGQLPWH; encoded by the coding sequence ATGCCCTTCACCCGACTGGCCACAGCGACAACCCCCACCTGCCACATCGGACTGGGCCTCGCCGCAGTCGGCCGCCCCGGCTACATCAACCTCGGCCGAGACCACGACCTCGGAGAGGACCGCAGTGTCGAGGCGCTGCACACCCGCACCCACGAACTCCTTGACGCCGCCTACGCCCAAGGCGTCCGCTACTTCGACGCGGCCCGCTCATACGGCCGCTCGGAGGAGTTCCTGGCCGATTGGCTGAAGGCCCGCCCCGACATCGACGACATCGTCGTCGGCAGCAAATGGGGCTACATCTACACCGCCGACTGGACCACCGACGCCGAGAAGCACGAGGTCAAGGACCACAGCGTCCAGACGTACGAACGGCAGCGCGCCGAAAGCACCGAATTGCTCGGCGCCCGCCTCGACCTCTACCAGATCCACTCGGTGACCCCGGACAGCCCGGCCCTCACCGACAAGGAACTCCACGCCAAGCTGGCGGAGGCCGCCGCCCAGGGCACCACCATCGGCTTCTCGACCAGCGGCCCGGCCCAGGCGGAGGCCGTCCGCGCCGCCCTCGCCGTGACCGTCGACGGCGAGCCCCTCTTCCGTACCGTCCAGTCGACGTACAACGCGCTGGAGACCTCCGCCGCGCCCGCCCTCGCCGAGGCGCACGACGCCGGGCTCACGGTGATCGTCAAGGAGGGCATGGCGAACGGCCGCCTCGCGGACCCGTACGCCCCGGCCGCGCTGAAGACGGTCGCCGCGGAGACGGGCCTCGGTTGCGACGCGGTCGCCCTCGCGCTCGTGCTGCGCCAGCCGTGGGCCGGTGTCGTCCTCTCCGGCGCCGCCACCACCAACCACCTCGCCTCCAACCTGCACGCGGCGGTCGTCGACCTCGACGAGGACCAGCTGACAAGGCTCTCGGGGCTCGTCGAGGAACCGCGGACGTACTGGGAGAAGCGCGGTCAGCTCCCCTGGCACTGA
- a CDS encoding TetR/AcrR family transcriptional regulator: MAVDRDHVLRSAAALLTRKSTSTMDEVAKAAGISRATLHRHFAGRDALVRALEALGIEECESALDAARLEEGPASDAVRRLVRELEPAAGLLAFLYGEYQLFEGESQNEGWSRIDARIAALFRRGQESGEFRIDLTPAWLTEAVYGLIASAAWAVLDGRVAAKDFQFMIVELLLGGALRREEA; this comes from the coding sequence ATGGCCGTCGACCGTGACCACGTACTGCGCAGCGCCGCAGCCCTCCTGACCCGCAAATCCACGTCCACCATGGACGAGGTCGCCAAGGCGGCCGGGATCAGCCGGGCCACGCTGCACCGCCACTTCGCCGGGCGTGACGCGCTCGTCCGGGCGCTGGAGGCGCTCGGTATCGAGGAGTGCGAGTCCGCCCTCGACGCGGCGCGTCTGGAGGAGGGACCGGCGAGCGACGCCGTACGGCGGCTCGTCCGGGAGCTCGAACCCGCGGCCGGACTGCTCGCGTTCCTCTACGGCGAGTACCAGCTCTTCGAGGGCGAGAGCCAGAACGAGGGCTGGTCCCGCATCGACGCGCGCATCGCGGCGCTGTTCCGACGCGGCCAGGAGAGCGGCGAGTTCCGCATCGACCTCACCCCCGCCTGGCTCACCGAGGCGGTGTACGGCCTCATCGCCTCCGCCGCCTGGGCCGTGCTCGACGGCCGGGTGGCGGCCAAGGACTTCCAGTTCATGATCGTCGAGCTGTTGCTCGGCGGCGCACTACGGAGAGAGGAAGCATGA
- a CDS encoding MFS transporter has product MTSTLQPETTTEAVTKRPGRWLALSVLVLAVLLVAVDATVLGLATPYISEDLNPSGTQLLWIGDVYSFVIAGLLVSAGSLGDRVGRKKLLLIGATAFGAISVLNAYATTPELLIVARALLGVAGATLMPATLALIRNLFLDPRERSLAIGIWGATASAGTAVGPVVGGFLLEHFWWGSVFLINLPVMIVLVVVGIRLLPESRHPAPGPWDVPSVGLSLVGMIGVVYAVKETASHGLDGNALAAGLLGVAALVCFVRRQLSLPHPLLDMRLFRNRGFSGAVLADLLTILGLAGLIFFLSQFLQLVQGRQPLEAGLAELPAAIGAVVAGLVAGAAARRFSVRSVVAGGLAAIGLALGALTLLDGSTAYPLIGAALLVVGVGAGFSFTVTADVILSSVPRDQAGAASAVSETAYELGAALGIAILGSIVTGVYRGFAAPAGTPEGAHESLGGAVEAAAGLPTAEAEQLLSSARESFVDGITVAAGAGAVVLLATAVAAWFMLRGQRLESRV; this is encoded by the coding sequence ATGACCAGCACCCTGCAGCCGGAGACCACGACCGAGGCGGTGACCAAGCGCCCGGGCCGTTGGCTCGCGCTCTCCGTCCTCGTGCTCGCCGTGCTGCTGGTGGCCGTCGACGCGACCGTCCTCGGTCTCGCGACGCCCTACATCAGCGAGGACCTGAACCCCTCGGGCACCCAGCTCCTGTGGATCGGCGACGTGTACTCGTTCGTCATCGCGGGCCTGCTCGTCTCGGCCGGCAGCCTCGGCGACCGCGTCGGCCGAAAGAAGCTGCTGCTGATCGGCGCCACCGCGTTCGGCGCGATATCCGTGCTCAACGCCTACGCGACGACACCGGAGCTGTTGATCGTCGCCCGGGCGCTGCTCGGTGTCGCGGGCGCGACCCTGATGCCCGCCACGCTCGCACTGATCCGCAACCTCTTCCTCGACCCGCGCGAGCGCAGCCTCGCCATCGGCATCTGGGGCGCCACGGCCTCCGCCGGTACGGCGGTCGGCCCGGTCGTCGGTGGCTTCCTTCTGGAGCACTTCTGGTGGGGGTCGGTCTTCCTGATCAACCTGCCGGTGATGATCGTCCTCGTCGTCGTCGGCATCAGGCTGCTGCCCGAGTCGCGCCACCCGGCCCCCGGCCCCTGGGACGTGCCCAGCGTCGGCCTGTCCCTCGTCGGCATGATCGGCGTGGTCTACGCGGTGAAGGAGACGGCCTCCCACGGCCTGGACGGCAACGCGCTCGCCGCGGGCCTGCTCGGTGTCGCGGCACTCGTCTGCTTCGTCCGCCGCCAGCTCTCCCTGCCCCACCCGCTGTTGGACATGCGGCTGTTCCGCAACCGCGGCTTCTCGGGGGCGGTGCTCGCCGACCTGCTGACCATCCTCGGACTGGCCGGCCTGATCTTCTTCCTCTCGCAGTTTCTGCAGCTCGTACAGGGCAGGCAGCCGTTGGAGGCGGGTCTCGCCGAACTGCCCGCCGCCATCGGCGCGGTGGTCGCCGGTCTGGTCGCCGGAGCCGCCGCCCGCCGGTTCTCCGTACGGTCGGTCGTCGCGGGCGGCCTGGCAGCCATCGGCCTGGCGCTCGGCGCGCTCACCCTGCTCGACGGATCCACGGCCTATCCGCTGATCGGCGCCGCCCTGCTGGTCGTCGGCGTCGGCGCGGGCTTCTCGTTCACCGTCACCGCCGATGTGATCCTCTCCAGCGTGCCCAGGGACCAGGCGGGCGCGGCCTCGGCCGTGTCCGAGACGGCGTACGAACTGGGCGCGGCCCTCGGCATCGCGATCCTCGGCTCCATCGTGACCGGTGTCTACCGGGGCTTCGCGGCCCCGGCGGGGACCCCCGAGGGGGCGCACGAGTCGCTGGGCGGCGCGGTGGAGGCGGCGGCAGGCCTGCCGACCGCCGAGGCGGAGCAACTGCTGTCGTCGGCCCGGGAGTCCTTCGTCGACGGCATCACCGTCGCGGCGGGCGCGGGAGCCGTGGTGCTGTTGGCCACGGCGGTGGCGGCGTGGTTCATGTTGCGAGGCCAACGCCTGGAGAGCCGCGTCTGA
- a CDS encoding S1C family serine protease codes for MSDGHYSGYGGPDPHRVHPGPVEPQDRTFVTGAPPPPSFGPPQPYGYGHPYATPSQPQPQPFFQPQPNPQPQPPRPPARRPSPIVAAVLAAVLAGGGAGFAAGRLGDATASTPATAAGPNVTGLEEVAARVLPSVVSVETATGQGSGFVFDEQGRILTNAHVVSGSSRVTIELQDGREMRAEVLGADPAHDVAVLEPQTGRGLEPAELATGAAPEVGDTVLAIGSPLGLTGTVTAGIVSALDRSVTLGDDGTDKRALQTDASINPGNSGGPLVDAEGRVIGINTAIATMDQERGGSIGIGFAIPVKDAVTAAREIIEGT; via the coding sequence ATGTCCGACGGCCACTACTCCGGATACGGCGGCCCGGACCCCCACCGGGTCCACCCCGGCCCCGTCGAACCCCAGGACCGGACGTTCGTCACGGGCGCCCCGCCCCCACCGTCCTTCGGCCCGCCCCAGCCGTACGGCTACGGCCATCCGTACGCCACCCCCTCCCAGCCACAACCGCAGCCGTTTTTCCAGCCCCAGCCCAACCCGCAGCCCCAGCCGCCCCGCCCGCCGGCCCGCCGACCGAGCCCGATCGTCGCCGCCGTACTGGCCGCAGTGCTCGCGGGCGGCGGGGCGGGCTTCGCGGCCGGACGACTGGGCGACGCCACGGCATCCACACCCGCCACGGCCGCCGGGCCGAATGTCACGGGCCTGGAGGAAGTCGCCGCACGCGTGCTGCCCAGCGTGGTGTCCGTGGAGACGGCGACCGGTCAGGGCTCGGGGTTCGTCTTCGACGAGCAGGGCCGCATCCTCACCAACGCCCACGTGGTGTCGGGCAGTTCACGGGTCACGATAGAGCTGCAGGACGGCCGTGAGATGCGCGCGGAGGTGCTGGGCGCGGACCCGGCCCACGACGTCGCCGTACTCGAACCCCAGACGGGCCGCGGCCTCGAACCGGCCGAACTGGCCACCGGCGCCGCCCCCGAGGTCGGGGACACGGTCCTCGCGATCGGCTCGCCGCTGGGCCTGACGGGCACGGTCACCGCGGGCATCGTCAGCGCACTCGACCGCTCGGTCACCCTCGGCGACGACGGCACCGACAAACGCGCCCTGCAGACGGATGCCTCGATCAACCCGGGCAACTCCGGCGGCCCGCTGGTGGACGCGGAGGGCCGAGTCATCGGCATCAACACGGCCATAGCCACGATGGACCAGGAGCGGGGCGGCTCGATCGGCATAGGCTTCGCGATCCCCGTGAAGGACGCGGTGACCGCGGCACGGGAGATCATCGAGGGTACCTAG